CGATGTCCTGGTCAGCGCCGACTGGGCTGAGCAGAACCTGAACACCGACAAGGTCGTGCTCGTCGAGGTCGACGAGGACACCACCGCCTACGACGGCGGCCACATCGCCGGCGCGATCAAGCTCGACTGGAAGGCCGACCTGCAGGACCAGGTCCGTCGCGACTTCCTCAACCAGGAGCAGTTCTCCGATCTTCTGTCGGCACGCGGCGTCGCCAACGACGACACCGTGATCCTCTACGGCGGCAACAACAACTGGTTCGCCGCGTACGCCTACTGGTACTTCAAGCTGTACGGCCACAAGGACGTCCGCCTGCTCGACGGTGGACGCAAGAAGTGGGAGCTCGACGGCCGCCCGCTGTCGACCGACGCCGTGTCGCGCCAGGCCACCTCGTACAAGGCGGAGGCCCCCGACCTGTCGATCCGCGCGTTCCGCGACGAGGTCATCGACGCCATCGGTACCAAGAACCTGCTCGACATCCGTTCGCCCGACGAGTACTCGGGCAAGATCCTGGCGCCTGCGCACCTCCCGCAGGAGCAGAGCCAGCGTCCCGGCCACATCCCCGGCGCGGTCAACGTGCCGTGGAGCAAGGCCGCGAACGAGGACGGCACCTTCAAGTCCGACGAAGAGCTCAAGGAGCTCTACGACGGTGTCGGTATCGACCCCGCCAAGGGCACCATCGCCTACTGCCGCATCGGCGAGCGCTCGTCGCACAGCTGGTTCGCACTGACCCAGCTGCTCGGCTACGACAACGTCAAGAACTACGACGGCAGCTGGACCGAATACGGCTCTCTGGTCGGCGCCCCCATCGAGCTCGGAGAATAGACATGTGTGCAGCACCGAAACAGGGGCAGAAACTGCCCGCCGGAGTCGACGTCGAGAAGGAGACCGTCCTGACCGGTCAGGTTCTCGACGCTGACGGATCGCCCGTGGCGGGCGCGTTCGTCCGCCTGCTCGACGGGACCCGCGAGTTCACCGCCGAGGTCGTCGCGAGCGGAACCGGCGACTTCCGGTTCTTCGCGGCGCCCGGCACGTGGACCATCCGCGCGCTCTCGTCGCGGGGCAACGGTGAGACCACCGTGACCCCGGACGGAACCGGCGTGTTCGAACACGACGTGACGGTCGCCCCGGCCTGACCCACGTCATCTCGACAACGAGTCGCCCTCATCGCATCGCGGTGGGGGCGACTCGTTTCTTCGTGTGTGACTACCGCGGGTCGACGAATGTGTAGAGCGCGGTGAACCTGCCCGCCCGGACGTGTGCGACGTCCATCCCGCTCACCACCGCGGGCGCGCCCGCAGGCCCCAGCGCCCAGGAGATCCTGCCGAGGTCGTCGATGACGGCGGGCTCGACGCTGACGGTGAACGTCAGCCCCGGTGCGTCGAGCTGCAGCGTTCGGATCTTCGCGTCGATCGCGTCGTGCCCGGACACCGATCCCTCGGCGTCGTAGAAGTCCGCGTCGGGGTCGTAGAGAGCCTCGATCAGCTCGCGCCGGGCGGAGTCGTCAGTGGTGTTGAACACCTCGAGGACGTTGCGGCGCATGACATCTGCGATTGCATCGGACGGATTCGCGCTGGTGGGATTCGTCACGGGAACCTCTATGGTGATGATCGGAGGGCGATCGTCGCCCGGATGATCGGTGACCCGAAAGTACATGACATGTCACGTAAAGGCCAGCCGCGGGGCACCCCGTGGCTGACGCCTGCGCAGCAGCAGACGTGGCGCTCGTACATGGGGCTCTCATTGCAGATGACCTACGAGATGAACCGCCAGCTCTCCGAGGACGCCGATCTCTCCCTCGCCGACTACTCGGTGCTCGTCGCCCTGGCCGACAGCGAGGACGGACGACGCGGGCTCACCGAACTAGCGACCGAGATCGGATGGGAACGCAGTCGGCTGTCGCATCACCTGAAGCGGATGTGCAGCCGCGGGCTGACCGAGCGACATCCGTCGCGAACCGACGGTCGGGCCACCGATGCGACTCTGACGTCGGCCGGCCGCGTCGCCCTGGAGTCCGCGTCCGCCGGTCACGTGGACCTGGTGCAGCGCCTGTTCTTCGCGCCCCTCGACGAGACGGACGTCGTGTCACTCGGCGAGGTTCTCGACCGGCTGCGGACACACGTGCGCGACGCGGGCACCCTGTGACCCCTCGATGAGTACCGGCGTGACGCGGTCTCGACGTTTCGTCGTAGAATCGGGGACGTGGTCATCTTCTTCGAAGTCCTGCTGGTCATTGCGACGCTCGCGATCGTCTGGTTCGGCCTGTACACGCTGTACCGGTTGATCAACGACGAGTCGTGATCCGCACCCCCGCTGCGCTCACACCCCACGGGGACACACATGCCGACCGATGACGAGTCCGGCGCGGAACCGACGCCGCCCGTCATCGCGGGCAATGACGCGATCGCGGCCGCCGAGGAGCGCGCCGCGCACACCGCCGACGCCAACATCCCGAATCTCGCCGGGCTCCCGTTGCCCGACGACACCGCCAACCTACGCCAGGGCCCGGATCTGCATCCGGGTCTCCTCGGCCTTCTGCCCCTGGTCGGTGTCTGGCGCGGTCTGGGCGAGGGTAACGACCCGGCTTCGGGCGCCTACCACTTCGGGCAGCAGATCGTCATCAGTCACGACGGACAGAACTACCTGAGCTGGGAGTCGCGCTCCTGGGTGATCGACGACGACGCCCAGTACGTCGGCCCCAGCCTGCGCGAGTCGGGATTCTGGCGGATCAGCGGTCCCGACAGCGACGAGACGATCGAGTTCCTCCTGACGCACGCCGAGGGGTGGATCGAGCTGTTCTACGGCTCGCCGTTGAACCAGACGTCCTGGGAACTCGTGACCGATGTGGTGATCACGTCGGCGTCCGGCACGGCCGACGGTCGTCAGATCGGTGGCGCCAAGCGTCTTTACGGTCTCGTGGAGGACGGTGACCTCGCCTACGTGGAAGAACGTGTCGACGCCGACGGCGACCTCGTCCCCCGCCTCTCCGCCAAGTTGCAACGTCACATCGGCTGACGTCCCGTCAGTGAAGTAGCACTACTGAGGTGTGTCGGATACTGGACTAAGGGTTGATGCGCGCAATGCCCTGTTGGTGAGAAGCTGACAGGATGATGATTGCGAGCGCGAATGTGCCGGGCGAACGCGAGACGCTGATCGAGATCTACGGAGATCAGCGCAAGGCACTCCTCGTCACTCTCGATGGACTCTCCGAGGACGACGCGCGCAAGGCATCCACCGTCAGCGAGCTGACCCTCGGCGGTCTCGTGAAGCACCTGACAAATGTCGAGAAGTACTGGATCACCACGATCGCCGAGGCCGATCCCGACGCCGAGTTCGACGTGGCCGGCGCCGAGAACGCCTACACGCTGATCGACGGCGAGACGTTCGCGGACTGGCTGGCCGAGTACCGCGATCAGGCGCAGCGCACCGACGAGTTCATCGCGACCGTGCCCGACCTGGACCTGTTGATCCCCGTCCCGACGGCGCCGTGGGCGCCGGTCCGCCAGCACCACACGGTGCGGCGCATCCTGCTGCACCTCTTCCGCGAGACCGCGCAGCACAGCGGTCATGCCGACCTGATCCGTGAGGCGATCGACGGACAGAGCACCACCATGACGATGGCGTCGGACGCCAACCGGAGCTCCGACCGGGCCTGACCGGGCCAGGCCTGCCCTCAGGGGCTGACCCGACCCCGGACATGGGACGACCCCCGCACCGCTCCCTTGGGGAGCCGAGCCTGTCAGGACATGACAGGGATGCGGGGGCCGGGCGACCACCGGGGATTCGCAGGGTGACGGCGCCGCTGTCACGTCAACCGTGACGGGCGGTTTCGCACCGGGGAACCCGGGCAACACGCCACCTAACTGATGGTCACCTCACGTGTCCATATGTTTTTCAACTGCAGACCACCTCCTTCCTCGTGTACGCACGACGCTACGCGCGCTCCGACCGGTCGGCAACGGATTAATCGATTCGGGATTTACGCGGCCCGCGAACGCGACCGCGCCTGTCGGCGTTGACAACCGAGATCCACCACGCGAGCCGTACCGGTGTCCGACGGCAGTCGGTGGGTCACCAGGACGACGGTGCGATCCGGTGCGATCAACCCGCTGTCGGGGTCGAGCAGCGCGCGGTGCAGTCGGTCGGACTCGGTGCGGTCGAGATGCTCGCACGGCTCGTCGAGTAGCAGCACGGGTGCCGGGTTTATCACCGCACGCGCGAGCAGCAGACGTCGGCGTTGCCCCGCGCTCATCGCGTCGGCGCCGCTGTCGAGGACGGTGTCGAGGCCGTCGGGCAGGCCGACCACCCAGCGGTGCAGGCCGACCGAGCCGAGAACCTGGTGCAGCAGTTCGTCGGCGGCGTCACCCCGGGACACGAGGAGGTTCTCCCGCACCGTCGTCGCGAAGACGTGGCCGTCCTCCCCGAAGTAGCGCACCGCGTCGTCGGGCGTCGAGCCCGGCGTGTGCACCGCACCGGCAACGGGGTCGAGCAGACCGGCGAGCGTGAGCAGCAGGGTCGTCTTGCCGCACCCGCTCGGCCCGACGATCGCGACGCGGTCGCCGGGTTCGATGGAGTCGAGGTCGGTGTCGGGGCCGAACACAGTGGTGCCCGTGTGACCCCACCGCAGGCCGTCGGTCCGCACAGTCGGAGTCACATCGGGCGGGATCGGTCGGGACAGGGTCGGCCGGGGCAGGGTCGGTCGGGGTACGGGCGAGAGGTCGGTGACCGGGCCGGCGCCGTCGACGAGGTCCATCACCCGCGCCGAGGCGAGGCGGCTGCGGTGGAGCTGCCGACCGGCATCGATGAGCGAACCGGCGGTCTCGAAAGCGCTTAGCGGTAACAGGATCAGCACACCGATGGTCGTGGCGTTCGACGTCGAGCTCATCCCCAGGGCGATAAGGGATGCGGTCACCGTCGTGAGCGCGAGGGCGGCGGGCAGTACCGCGGCCGCGAGGGATTCGGTGCGTCGACCTCGGTCATGGGCCTCGAGCGCCCGACGTTCGGCGTCCTCGGCTCGGCTCAGCAGCCGGTCCCGACGGCCGGCCACGACGAGCTCCGGTGCGTGCCACAGCAGCGTGGTGGTGATCTCGGCGACCTCGTCGCGCGCGGTGTGGGCGTCGCGTTCCGAGCGGGCGGCGCCCGCGGCGGCCGCGATCGGGGCCACGACTCCGGCGAGAACCCACGCGGCGGCCATCGCGACGCCTGCCCACGGCGATATCCACGCCATGACCGCGACGGCGGCGATCGCGGTGACCGCTGCGGATCCGATGGGGATGAGTCCTCGGATGAGGGCGTTGCCCACCTCGTCGATGTCGTCGCCGCTGCGCGAGACGATCTCGGCGCGACGCAACGTCACCGAGTACGACGGCGACCCGCCCGCCAGCGCGCGGTAGAGCCGCGCACGGGCGGTGGCCATCGCGTCGAGCGCGAGATCGTGCGTGGCCAGGCGTTCGAGATACCGCAGCAGGGCTCGCGAGATACCCAGTGCACGAACGGCGGTGACCGCCACCGACAACGCCAGCACCGGCGGCATCTGCCACGCCCGGGTGATCAACCACGCCGACAACCCGGCCAGCGCGAGTGCGCTCATCGCGGCCGCGGCGCCGAGCAGCAGGGACTTGGCGACCGGTCCGGCGCGGAGTCCGAGCAGTCGCAGCGCGCGTATCAGCGGATCAGACACGGACCGCACCCATCTCGATCACGCGCTCGGCGCACGCGAGCACAGCCGGGCGGTGACTGACGACGATCACCGTGTCGCCCGCGGCGGCGCGGGCGCGCAGGGCGTCCATCACCCGGGCCTCGGACTCGTCGTCGAGGTGTGCGGTGGGCTCGTCGAGGAGCAGCAGCCGCGCGGGCGACGCCAGCACCCGGGTGAGCGCAAGGCGTTGTCGCTGGCCGGCCGAGATGCCCACCCCACCGGTGCCGATCAGGGTGTCGATGCCGTCGGGTAGTTCCCGCACGACGGTGTCGAAACCGACGGCACGCGCGGCGGTGTCGATCGACGAGCGGTCGGCGTCGAAGAGCGAGAGGTTGTCGGCGACGCTGCCGGGTAACACCACCGGCGGCTCGGCCAGCCAGGCGATGTCGCCGACGGCTGGCCCGGACACGGGGGTGTCGCCGATCAACACGACGCCCTCGTCGGGGCGGATCAGGCCGGCGATGGCCTGCAGGGTGGTGCTCTTCCCGGTGCCGTTGTCGCCGGTGATGACGGTGATCGCGCCGCGTTCGCACCGTGCGGTGAGGCCGCGCGGGGCCCACCCGTCGCGGTCCACGATCCCCACGCCCACGAACTCCACCCCCGTCGACTGGGCGGTTACGGACGTCGACTGGGCACGTACGGACGTTGGTTGGGCACTTACCGACGTTGGTTGGGCACTCGACGCGTGTAGGTGCCCAACTGATGGGTGTACGTGCCCAACTGGCGGGTCGAGGATCGCGAGGACATCGTCGGCGGCGACGCGACCGGCCTCGGAGTTGTGGAACTGCGTGCCCACCGACCGCAGCGGCAGGTAGACCTCCGGGGCCAGGATCAAAGCGAGGATGCCCGCGTAGAGGCCCATGTCGCCGTACACCAGCCGCAACCCGATTCCCACGGCCACGACGGCGACGCACAGCGTCGCCAACAGCTCGAGGACCGCGCCGGAGAGGAACGCGATCCGGAGCGCGCCCATCGTCGAACGCCGGTTCGCCTGACCCAACGCACTGACACGATCGGCGGGCTCGTCGGCACGGTGCAGCGCACGCAGGGTGGGAATGCCGGCCACGAGATCGAGCAGCTGGGCGGCCTGTCGGTTCATCGCGTCGAGGCGTGCACGGGTCCGGTGCCGGGTCATCAGACCGATGAGGACCATGAACACCGGGATCAGCGGCAGCGTCACGACGACGATCACCGCGGACGTGAGGTCGGTGAAGGCCATCACGACGATCACCGCCGGCGTGACGGTCACCGACAGCACCAGCGATGGCACGAACGACGTCAGGTACGGACCCAGTCCCTCGAGTCCCCGGGTCAGGACGGTCACCAGATCGCCGCGCCTGCGCTGTAGGTCGCGCGGGCTCGTGTGTGCCGGGTCGGTGAGTGTCCGCAGCGCCGCGCCCCGGAGTTCGGCGATCACCGCCGCCGACGCACGATGGGCGTATCGGTCCTGGAACAGGGTCGCGACCACCCGGACGACGAATGCCACCGCCAGCATCACCAGGTGCGCCTGCTGCGCGTCCACCGACCTCGCGCCGGGGTCGGTGACCAACTCGGAGAGGATCGCGGCGATGGCCACCGCGCCGACGATGACCGCCGCCGCCGTGACCACCCCCATGACGCTGGTGAGCACGACGTAGCGGCGTGCGCTCGGGGACCGCCGCAGCAGTCGGGGGTCGATCGGCGGTCGCGGTGTCGTGCTCATCGCGACCGATCCTCGGCAACCGTGTCGGTGGGCGCGCGCATCGACAGCCCGATCGACGACGGGATGTCGCGGGTCGAGATCCGTTGCCGGAAGACCCAGTACGTCCACGCCTGATAGCCGACGACCACCGGGACCATCACGATCGATGCCCAGCTGATCACGGTGAGTGTGTAGTGGCTCGAGGCGGCACCCGCGATGGCCAGGTCGAAGGCGGGATCGATGGTCGAGGGGATCAGCGCCTGCCACAGTGTGCCGAAGACGATCACCGCCACCGCCGCGATGGTCAGGCTCGTGGCCGCGAACGCCGATGCCTCACGTCGCGCCGTCGTGGCCACCGCGGTCAGGACGGCCGCGACCGCGGCAACCGCGAGAGCGATTGCGGTGACGTCGGTTCCGTGCTCCGCCTGGTTCCACAGCCCGAAGGCAAGCACCACCACGGCAGCGGGAACGGCGAGGCGACGGGCTACGGTCATCGACGCGACACGCATCTCGTCCGCGGTCTTCAGCGAGAGGAACACCGCTCCGTGCGTGAGGAACAGGATGGTCGTCGCAGCACCGCCGAGCAGGGCGTAGGGATGGACGAGATCGCCGACGCCGCCGACGAACTGGTGGCCGGAATCGATGGGCAACCCACGCATGAGGTTCGCGAACGCGACTCCCCACAGAAAGGCCGGCAACCACGAGCCCAGTCCGATGCCGACATCGCACCACCGTCGCCAGCGGGGGTCGTCGATCTTGCCCCGCCACTCGATGGCCACCACCCGCGCGATGAGTCCCACGAGAATCAGCAGCAGCGGCAGGTACAGCGCACTGAACATCGTTGCGTACCAACCGGGGAACGCCGCGAACATCGCGCCCGCCCCGGTGATGACCCACACCTCGTTGCCGTCCCACACCGGGCCGATGGTGTTGATCAGTACGCGCCGTCGGACATCGCCCTCCTCCGACGTCTCGCCGCGTCGTCGTCCGACGAACGGCATCAACATGCCTACCCCGAAGTCGAACCCCTCGAGCAGGAAGTAGCCGGCGAACAGCACGGCCACCACCACGAACCAGATCTCCGGAAGACTCATCGGAACCGACCTCTCACCTAGTAGGCAAACGAAAGCTTCTCGGACGCCACATCGTCTGCGTCGTCGCCGTCGGGCGGCGAGTCGTCGGTCGGCGGGTGGGCGTCGTGGGCCAGCGGCCCCTCGACCGCGTAACGGCGGATCAGTGAGAACCAGACCACTGCCAACACGCCGTATACCAGCGTGAACGTGATCAGCGACACCAGCACGGTCGCGCTCGAGTTGTTCGAGACCCCCTGCTGCACGGTCAGGTGGATGTTCGGGTCGCCCGTCGGGTTGGGCACCACCATCCAGGGCTGACGGCCCATCTCGGTGAACACCCAGCCGGAACTGTTGGCCAGGAACGGGGTCGGGATGGCCGCGATCGCCAGGCGCCCCAGCCACTTCGAGTCGGGCACCCGCCCCTTGCGGGTGAACCACAGTCCCGCCAGTGCCAGCAGCGCGGAGCCCGCGGCCCAGCCGATCATCGCGCGGAATGCCCAGTACGTGACGAAGAGGTTGGGTCGGTAGTCACCCGGTCCGACGGTCTCGTTGTAGTGCTGCTGCATCTCGGCGACGCCGGGCAGCGTCGCGTCGAAGGTGTTGGTCGCCAGGAACGATGTGAGATTCGGCAGCTGGATGACCCGGGTGATCGAGTCACAGTTGTTGTGCGTGCCGATCGTCAACAATGAGAAGGACGCACCGGTCTCGGTGTGACACAGCGACTCCGCCGACGCCATCTTCATCGGCTGCTGCTCGAACATCAACTTGCCCTGCACATCTCCGGTGATTGCGAGCGCAACACCGGAGACGACGATCACCCACAGTGCGAACCGCGTCACCGGTCGGTACAGGGTGCGGGCGTCGGTACGCAGCGTCGACGCCAGTTCGACGTCGACGGTCCGCTTCGCCCGCCGTGAGTTTCGGATCATCCACCACAGGCCGATGCCGGCGACGAAGGTACCCGCGGTGAGGAACGATCCGGCGACCGCATGTGGGAACGCCGACAGTGCGGTGTTGTTGGTCATCACGGCCCAGAAGTCCACGAGTTCAGCTCGTTTGGTCTCAGGGTTGAAGCGCGCCCCGACCGGGTGCTGCATCCAGGAGTTGGCCGCGATGATGAAGTAGGCGGAGGCGTTGACACCGATCGCGACGAGCCAGATGCAGGCGAGATGCACCTTCTTCGGCAGTCGCGCCCACCCGAAGATCCAAAGACCCAGAAAGGTGGACTCGAGGAAGAACGCGACGAGACCCTCGAGAGCCAGCGGCGCACCGAAGACGTCGCCGACGAAGCGGCTGTACTCGCTCCAGTTCATCCCGAACTGGAACTCCTGCACGATCCCGGTGGCGACACCGAGTGCGAAGTTGATCAGGAACAATTTCCCGAAGAACTTGGTGGCGCGGTACCACTGCTCGTTCCCGGTGATGGTCCACACGGTCTGCATCACCGCGACCATCGGCGCCAGACCGATCGTCAGCGGCACCAGGATGAAGTGGTAGACCGTCGTGATCCCGAATTGCCATCGCGAGATGTCGAGCGCGTTCATCACGGGACCTCACTGTCCGAGTGGTGCTACTACCGTCCGTAGTACTACAGCCGACCGTAGACCTGGGCAGCACTGATCGCCAGAGGTCAGGGGTGTCTCGTGCACCACAGGACGGGCGCCGAGGACGTTCACGCAACGGTCGGCCGGAGGCCGAACGGCGACGTCAGGTGGAGATGGCCCGATCGACCAGCAGACCGAACTCCTCGGCTCGGGCCGGGACGGGCATGGTGTACCCGTTGAGCTCGGTCACCCGGGCGGCGAGAGTGATGCTGGAGAGCAGCCAGACCCCGTCGGCGGCAATGAGATCCGCGGTCCGGAGACGTCGGGTCTCGGTCCGGAAACCCTCTTTCTCGGCCAGCGCGAACAGAGCCTGCTGCGCCGTCCCGTGCAGGATCCCATTCTTCGCCGGCGGCGTCAGCAACGCGTCACCGTTGAGAACCACGACCGTCGCCCGGGGACTCTCGAGCACATCGCCCTCGCTGCTGGTGTAGATCACGTCGTCGACGCCCTGCCCGGATGCGTATCGCAATGCGGCCATGTTCGTCGCGTAGCTCAGAGTCTTCGCGCCGATCAGCTGCCACGGTGCGTCGGCCGCGTGATCGATGGAATAGCCGCGCGGCAGCGTGATGACCTTCACGCCGTCGGCGCGCGAGGTCGCGACCCGTGCGGGCACGGGACCAACGGTCAGGTAGGCCGTCGCCTCGTTGGATTCACGCGTGATGCCGGTCTCGGCGTGGTCGCGTTCGACCACCGCGCCGGCGGGCGCACTCTCCCGACCACGGGAGTAGACGAGCCGCATCATGCCCTCGGTCGACTTGCCGTTCTTGTCGGCCCAGACCCGCTGACCGGTGTCGATCGCCGACCGCCAGGCCTCGATGTCAGGCTTCGGCAGATCCAGCGCGGCGGCGCTGCGGCCGAGCCGCTTGAGATGCAGACCCACGCATCGGGCGGTGCCCTCACGCACCAGAAGGGTCTCGAAGATGCCGTCGCCACGCACCGCCGCGAGGTCGTCGGCATGCAGAAAAGGCACGTCAGGGTCGAGAACGGCACCGTCGATGGTCACGAGGATCGGTTGCGACATGGGCGTCAGCCTAGCGGGTGCTCGTACGATGGATGAGTGACCGACTCGCTCGGCGGCCCCACCGCCACCCCCTCTCCCCTCCTAGTCGCGCAGCGGTCCGCCGGCGCGGTCGGTGGACCCGATGAATCACCCGATTCCGGAGTCGCCTGGCACTTCGGAGATCCACTGGCGGAGCAGCGTTCGGCCGAACGCTCCGCCGTCGTGATCGACCGTTCACACCGCGGGATCATCGAGATCAGCGGCGACGAGCGACTGAGCTGGCTGCACACGATCTCCAGTCAGTTCGTCAGCAACCTCGCCGACCGCACCTCGGCGGAGAACCTCAGCCTCGACCTCAACGGTCGGGTGGAAGATCATTTCGTCGTCACCGACATCGACGAGCTCACCTTCCTCGACACCGAGCGCGAGCGCCTCGACCCGCTGCTCGGCTTCCTGCAGAAGATGGTCTTCTGGGCCAAGGCCGAACCCGTGCTGCGTGACGACCTCGCGATCCTGACGCTGCTGGGTCCCGACACCGTCACCGGACCGATCGCCGATCTCCTCGAGATCCCCGCGCATGCCTCGACCTATCAGGCCGGTCGCTTCCCCGAGCAGCGCCACGACGACGAGCCGTCGGGCTTCTGGCGCATCATGCCGCCGTTCGGCGATCCCGACTCGATCGGCGTCCGGACGATGCCGCGCGTCGACGTGATGGTGCCCGCGACCCAGCTCACCGAGTGGTGGCAACGGCTCACCGAGGCCGGCGCCAAGCCCGCGGGCATGTGGACCTACGAGGCCCTGCGGGTCGCGGCCGGGTTCCCGCGCCTGGGTCTCGACACCGACGACCGGACCATCCCGCACGAGGTCGAGTGGATCGGCGG
This window of the Williamsia phyllosphaerae genome carries:
- a CDS encoding sulfurtransferase; its protein translation is MARSDVLVSADWAEQNLNTDKVVLVEVDEDTTAYDGGHIAGAIKLDWKADLQDQVRRDFLNQEQFSDLLSARGVANDDTVILYGGNNNWFAAYAYWYFKLYGHKDVRLLDGGRKKWELDGRPLSTDAVSRQATSYKAEAPDLSIRAFRDEVIDAIGTKNLLDIRSPDEYSGKILAPAHLPQEQSQRPGHIPGAVNVPWSKAANEDGTFKSDEELKELYDGVGIDPAKGTIAYCRIGERSSHSWFALTQLLGYDNVKNYDGSWTEYGSLVGAPIELGE
- a CDS encoding DUF1416 domain-containing protein, giving the protein MCAAPKQGQKLPAGVDVEKETVLTGQVLDADGSPVAGAFVRLLDGTREFTAEVVASGTGDFRFFAAPGTWTIRALSSRGNGETTVTPDGTGVFEHDVTVAPA
- a CDS encoding nuclear transport factor 2 family protein, with the translated sequence MTNPTSANPSDAIADVMRRNVLEVFNTTDDSARRELIEALYDPDADFYDAEGSVSGHDAIDAKIRTLQLDAPGLTFTVSVEPAVIDDLGRISWALGPAGAPAVVSGMDVAHVRAGRFTALYTFVDPR
- a CDS encoding MarR family winged helix-turn-helix transcriptional regulator; this translates as MSRKGQPRGTPWLTPAQQQTWRSYMGLSLQMTYEMNRQLSEDADLSLADYSVLVALADSEDGRRGLTELATEIGWERSRLSHHLKRMCSRGLTERHPSRTDGRATDATLTSAGRVALESASAGHVDLVQRLFFAPLDETDVVSLGEVLDRLRTHVRDAGTL
- a CDS encoding FABP family protein, producing MPTDDESGAEPTPPVIAGNDAIAAAEERAAHTADANIPNLAGLPLPDDTANLRQGPDLHPGLLGLLPLVGVWRGLGEGNDPASGAYHFGQQIVISHDGQNYLSWESRSWVIDDDAQYVGPSLRESGFWRISGPDSDETIEFLLTHAEGWIELFYGSPLNQTSWELVTDVVITSASGTADGRQIGGAKRLYGLVEDGDLAYVEERVDADGDLVPRLSAKLQRHIG
- a CDS encoding DinB family protein, which codes for MMIASANVPGERETLIEIYGDQRKALLVTLDGLSEDDARKASTVSELTLGGLVKHLTNVEKYWITTIAEADPDAEFDVAGAENAYTLIDGETFADWLAEYRDQAQRTDEFIATVPDLDLLIPVPTAPWAPVRQHHTVRRILLHLFRETAQHSGHADLIREAIDGQSTTMTMASDANRSSDRA
- the cydC gene encoding thiol reductant ABC exporter subunit CydC encodes the protein MSDPLIRALRLLGLRAGPVAKSLLLGAAAAMSALALAGLSAWLITRAWQMPPVLALSVAVTAVRALGISRALLRYLERLATHDLALDAMATARARLYRALAGGSPSYSVTLRRAEIVSRSGDDIDEVGNALIRGLIPIGSAAVTAIAAVAVMAWISPWAGVAMAAAWVLAGVVAPIAAAAGAARSERDAHTARDEVAEITTTLLWHAPELVVAGRRDRLLSRAEDAERRALEAHDRGRRTESLAAAVLPAALALTTVTASLIALGMSSTSNATTIGVLILLPLSAFETAGSLIDAGRQLHRSRLASARVMDLVDGAGPVTDLSPVPRPTLPRPTLSRPIPPDVTPTVRTDGLRWGHTGTTVFGPDTDLDSIEPGDRVAIVGPSGCGKTTLLLTLAGLLDPVAGAVHTPGSTPDDAVRYFGEDGHVFATTVRENLLVSRGDAADELLHQVLGSVGLHRWVVGLPDGLDTVLDSGADAMSAGQRRRLLLARAVINPAPVLLLDEPCEHLDRTESDRLHRALLDPDSGLIAPDRTVVLVTHRLPSDTGTARVVDLGCQRRQARSRSRAA
- the cydD gene encoding thiol reductant ABC exporter subunit CydD, with translation MSTTPRPPIDPRLLRRSPSARRYVVLTSVMGVVTAAAVIVGAVAIAAILSELVTDPGARSVDAQQAHLVMLAVAFVVRVVATLFQDRYAHRASAAVIAELRGAALRTLTDPAHTSPRDLQRRRGDLVTVLTRGLEGLGPYLTSFVPSLVLSVTVTPAVIVVMAFTDLTSAVIVVVTLPLIPVFMVLIGLMTRHRTRARLDAMNRQAAQLLDLVAGIPTLRALHRADEPADRVSALGQANRRSTMGALRIAFLSGAVLELLATLCVAVVAVGIGLRLVYGDMGLYAGILALILAPEVYLPLRSVGTQFHNSEAGRVAADDVLAILDPPVGHVHPSVGHLHASSAQPTSVSAQPTSVRAQSTSVTAQSTGVEFVGVGIVDRDGWAPRGLTARCERGAITVITGDNGTGKSTTLQAIAGLIRPDEGVVLIGDTPVSGPAVGDIAWLAEPPVVLPGSVADNLSLFDADRSSIDTAARAVGFDTVVRELPDGIDTLIGTGGVGISAGQRQRLALTRVLASPARLLLLDEPTAHLDDESEARVMDALRARAAAGDTVIVVSHRPAVLACAERVIEMGAVRV
- the cydB gene encoding cytochrome d ubiquinol oxidase subunit II, which gives rise to MSLPEIWFVVVAVLFAGYFLLEGFDFGVGMLMPFVGRRRGETSEEGDVRRRVLINTIGPVWDGNEVWVITGAGAMFAAFPGWYATMFSALYLPLLLILVGLIARVVAIEWRGKIDDPRWRRWCDVGIGLGSWLPAFLWGVAFANLMRGLPIDSGHQFVGGVGDLVHPYALLGGAATTILFLTHGAVFLSLKTADEMRVASMTVARRLAVPAAVVVLAFGLWNQAEHGTDVTAIALAVAAVAAVLTAVATTARREASAFAATSLTIAAVAVIVFGTLWQALIPSTIDPAFDLAIAGAASSHYTLTVISWASIVMVPVVVGYQAWTYWVFRQRISTRDIPSSIGLSMRAPTDTVAEDRSR
- a CDS encoding cytochrome ubiquinol oxidase subunit I, which codes for MNALDISRWQFGITTVYHFILVPLTIGLAPMVAVMQTVWTITGNEQWYRATKFFGKLFLINFALGVATGIVQEFQFGMNWSEYSRFVGDVFGAPLALEGLVAFFLESTFLGLWIFGWARLPKKVHLACIWLVAIGVNASAYFIIAANSWMQHPVGARFNPETKRAELVDFWAVMTNNTALSAFPHAVAGSFLTAGTFVAGIGLWWMIRNSRRAKRTVDVELASTLRTDARTLYRPVTRFALWVIVVSGVALAITGDVQGKLMFEQQPMKMASAESLCHTETGASFSLLTIGTHNNCDSITRVIQLPNLTSFLATNTFDATLPGVAEMQQHYNETVGPGDYRPNLFVTYWAFRAMIGWAAGSALLALAGLWFTRKGRVPDSKWLGRLAIAAIPTPFLANSSGWVFTEMGRQPWMVVPNPTGDPNIHLTVQQGVSNNSSATVLVSLITFTLVYGVLAVVWFSLIRRYAVEGPLAHDAHPPTDDSPPDGDDADDVASEKLSFAY
- a CDS encoding aminodeoxychorismate lyase codes for the protein MSQPILVTIDGAVLDPDVPFLHADDLAAVRGDGIFETLLVREGTARCVGLHLKRLGRSAAALDLPKPDIEAWRSAIDTGQRVWADKNGKSTEGMMRLVYSRGRESAPAGAVVERDHAETGITRESNEATAYLTVGPVPARVATSRADGVKVITLPRGYSIDHAADAPWQLIGAKTLSYATNMAALRYASGQGVDDVIYTSSEGDVLESPRATVVVLNGDALLTPPAKNGILHGTAQQALFALAEKEGFRTETRRLRTADLIAADGVWLLSSITLAARVTELNGYTMPVPARAEEFGLLVDRAIST